A single genomic interval of Methyloceanibacter caenitepidi harbors:
- a CDS encoding DUF6692 family protein, with translation MITRAFLTGMTVVVLALSGCAENEHPGNDRGADRAKDKPVADVVSAEEAVRLADVSSTYPQTMPEEEYAKVVSGPTCRFSYTRVGDPVLVVETSGADTSQSPAVMKLHGKLFKLQAKRSTGTTRANGEGIAAAVTPDGEGEELRNAELRFRIQGAGEIGYWGYYACS, from the coding sequence ATGATCACACGAGCGTTTCTCACGGGAATGACTGTGGTCGTCCTAGCGCTCTCTGGGTGCGCGGAAAATGAGCACCCCGGGAATGACCGAGGTGCCGATAGGGCCAAAGATAAGCCAGTTGCCGATGTCGTGTCGGCGGAAGAGGCCGTGCGGCTCGCCGATGTTTCCTCGACATATCCGCAGACAATGCCTGAAGAGGAGTACGCTAAAGTGGTAAGCGGACCAACCTGCCGCTTTAGCTATACCCGAGTGGGTGATCCCGTTCTAGTGGTAGAGACTAGTGGTGCGGACACCAGCCAATCACCGGCCGTTATGAAGCTCCACGGAAAGCTTTTTAAGCTGCAAGCCAAACGCAGCACCGGCACTACTCGAGCAAACGGCGAAGGAATTGCGGCCGCGGTGACGCCAGATGGAGAGGGCGAGGAACTGCGCAACGCCGAGCTGCGGTTTCGGATACAAGGCGCTGGGGAGATCGGCTACTGGGGCTATTACGCGTGCAGTTGA